A region of the Clupea harengus chromosome 7, Ch_v2.0.2, whole genome shotgun sequence genome:
AGTTTAATAAAGTACTTTTTctgaaacttaaaaaaaaatcaaatctgTGAAAAGAATAAACAATCCTCTTATAATTGGTCAGTTCTTGAAATATGATTGTGGATTTGGGACAATATTGTGCATTGCGTGTGTAGAAAAATAGACAATTTTCACACAGATTTTGGAACTCTTCCATCACTGCcaagtgtggtgtgtttgtttcactGATGAGTTTCATGTATTACCCACAAATCACCACATTGCTTTGTGAACTTCTCAGCAGGCCAATGTGTTTGCTTTGGATACAGATCAAATATGGCGGAGAGGTGCCAAGGTCATACTACGTGCTTGAATCCATGAATATCCAATATGAGAGCGTCATCTCCATCAGCAGAGGCTCCACCCACCACCTGGAATATGAAATTCTGATCCCGGGATCTGTACTGAGGTGAGGGGCGAACGGCATATTTGGATAAACAGGAAATCGGCAACAGTTTGTACAAATCATTGGCCATTAACTTTAATGATACGGTGCGAGACTCAGTCAGGTAGGGAATATTTTAAccaaacacatttgtttttttactcagagttttttaagcacattttataacattttgaCATGTTTATCTCTCAATAACAGTGTCATCCAGCAAGTACCTTTTGAGATTAGTGTCTGTTAGTTATGGAACTTGGAAATCTCCTAGGAAACGAGAGCATGAAGCACAGCTCAGTGCTGTATTTGGTACTgagactctcttcctctcctaggAAACGAGAGCATGAAGCACAGCTCAGTGCTGTATTTGGTACTgagactctcttcctctcctaggAAACGAGAGCATGAAGCACAGCTCAGTGCTGTATTTGGTACTgagactctcttcctctcctaggAAACGAGAGCATGAAGCACAGCTCAGTGCTGTATTTGGTACTgagactctcttcctctcccaggtGGCAGTTTGCCAGCGAGGGAGCAGACATTGGCTTTGGGGTGTTCATGAAGGCCAGGCTGGGAGAGTGGCAGCGGGCCAGTCAGATGAAGGAGGTGGTGCCCAACGATAGGTACAATGCCCATCTGGTACCAGAGGAGGGCTCCCTTACATGCAGAGACCCTGGAGTGTGTAAGTAACACTGGGTTAGACACGCACAATTTATATTCAGAAAATATGGGCCTTTATTTTATACTATTcgctcacattcacatttagttaCAATGCACTTAACAATGAAGTGTTGAATGAGTTACTTTGCACTTAATATTTAATAGCTTTTAATACCATGCAAAGCCAAAATCAAAGGTTTAGTTCAACAGCGATAGCTTTAATGTATGTGGCAGAATCTACACTGTCGTGTTGATATGGTGAGAATAAACAGTCGATAGTTACATGTCtaatttcttttctctctgtcatttttaGATGTTCTACGATTCGACAACACCTACAGTTTCCTCCGTTCTAAGACCATCAGCTTCACGGTGGAGATACTACTGTCTGACAGGCAATCACGGTCTTCAGAGACCTCCAGCCAATGAGAAACTGCACTGATTTTAAGTCAACTGAACAATTGATGTGCTGTAAATATACATGGATATCAACATACCTATCTATATGTAAAAAGATGTAGCGGTACAACCAATTCGGTACACAAGGTTACATGAAAACCATATAAGACGAATGGTCTTCTTAAGCTGTTCAAGCTGTTGTGTTAACTCCCTGgatttatatttatgtatatgcatacgtttatgcacatgtgtgtatgagtgagcaTGTTGGGGACAGGTCAAAATCAGCTTACGTTGTACAAACAACAGTCATTCCTACACAGCGAACAGACATGAATTGTTTGGATAGTGCTGCAACAACCTGTCTTACTTGAATATGAGTGGTAGGTTATGTATGAGGGGAAcagttgcttttatttattttttaaattaagaGTCCTAGCCGTGGGCTATCACTGCCAGTGTCTTATTTTTGAAACCCCTTCTTGTCATCATTGGCTTCTTTTGCACATGGCATGCCCATTTCATATTAAATGTCAATGACTAAAAGGAGAGGATATAGtgctgcacttttttttcttaaaatagGTAGGTTGAAGTGTTACCATGAAATGAACcagtaatctttttttttatagtagGTTATTGATGCAAATTGCAAAATTTGCTAGATACTCCAGGGCATTTCATGTTTGttcagttgtttgttttgttatattATGTGAATATATGTAGTAGATGTTGTAAGTATCACAAACTCACCCAATTATTGACTGCAACATTGAAAATCCATTACATGGATGTAGGCTGTGCATACTATAGACAATACATGGATGTAGGCTGTGCATACTATAGACAATAAATCAGAGACACTTGTCTTGACTAGATTACTGTCACTATGATCACAAAACCattgtacatttaaaataagaaatgaagGATGAACTGTATTGCATCTTACCTGTTTTACCATAATTTGATTGTGACCATAAtttgatgtttctttttttcttcagctgTTATATACGGCAGTGATATCAACAAATAGTGATGTGCTCAGAGTATCAAAATATGTAAAAATATAAAATTTCATATGAAGTTGCTGCTCTCGCCTCCAAGAATAAGACAAAGGTTGAAAGAGTTTATTCTCTAATTTACTATATGCAGTCATGGTTGTCTAGCCGTATGTTGCCTGTTATTTTGTAGCAGATTGTCAAATTCATGTTTATTTATAATCAAAACCTTGAAATAAATAGCCGTTAACTTGCTCATGAAAAATGCAGTCCGGTAAATCAAAACTACATATGTATTCTGATTTTACTGTATTTGAGTCATGCAGTGACTAATGTCAAGCAAACAAAGTAATGAAATGATTACaaagagcaaaacaaaaagaaagttTTTCACAATGTTCTCtccactgtattttttttttcctgtgagtTGAAGCACACTTATATCAACTTTATCTTATTGACTATATATTATGTAGATACATTCCAATTTGTCAAGAAAGCACTATCTTACAGTAAAGAACCATATGAGTTACCACTGTCGCCGCCTATCTTTGATAACAGTAACAAGGCTTTTTGCATGTGTCACAATCGACCACAAGAGGGAGCTATAGTAACATACCGGCTCATCAATTTGCCACAGGTTACTATCCCTTAGTTGTTTTTCATGGTGCCCCCTAGGTATAGGTCTCAGTGTAGGCGaagtaatgtaaatgtaagtaaaTAGCTACATTAGCATGGATTTTAACGTGTTGTGGTGGTAAAACAGTGACTCGGGTCTGTTCTGCGTCGGTCTCTACTTCAGACTGCACGGAAGTTTTAAGTACGGAGGGTGGTTAGACCACGTTCACGTAGCACCATTTGTGTCTGCGCTTTCCAATGATAAGATTTTTTGAGAACATTTGGGAAACATGAGTGAGGACATATTTCTCTGATTGAAAAAGCATGTGATCGCAACAGAAGGAGAATTTGTTTTGACTTGATAAAGACACAAATCATACGCTACAATGTTTACGTTTGGTAACGTGCAGGGTCACAAGGCAGCCCAGCCTATGAAATTTCAAACCGGACGATTTCTGAATGTGTTAATTACCATCATAAAGTACCTGAAAGTCAACCGTGGGCTAGTTGTTTCTGTCGTATTTGAAATAATTTGTTATAAAAGAAGTGGGTGAATTGGCGAGTATGTCAAAGAAAATTAATAGTAATACCTTGATACACCAGTCCACCTTAAAAGATTCTAGTCCACCTTAAAATTAACCAGCGTGGTGGGCTCGATCTATTTCTGACGTCTCGAATGCAGATAGGAGTCGCGGTGGTATTATGTTAATGACGGGCGGGCCATGTGAAATGGCTAGGTGACGTCAAGTCTCATTTCACGGAGAGTGAAACAAACATGGCGACAGAATGGAGTGGGCAGGCGTATATTCTCACTGTAATCGTTTTTATATGGAGTGGAGTTGGTGAATGTTCGGGGACAGCGGTCTCCGAGGTCAGTAACAGCCGAATCTTTGGCATGCGGTTGTTACACAGCAACAAGGAGGCGACGACCACAGAGCAGGGGTTCATCCAGATAGTCGAGGAGAGTCACATCCTTCTCAGACTCTACGGACTACAGATCAATAATAACACCTGGGCAGATATTAAGTTTACGGAACAAGGCGACGACGACAATAGCGACGATGACAATGGTGACTTTAACAGGACTTGTGTACATTTTACCAAAGATATTGTCATTTGGACTAACATGACCGCAAATGTCAAGGGTACATCGGCGGTACTGAGCATAAAAATTAAACCGCTTCGGAAGAACGAGCCAAAAAAGGAATATGGTTTGTGTGTCAGGCAAGAACAAGATGGTAAGTGGTACCTGTTGGGAAAACCTGATGGCTGGTTACAGGTGGTTGAGGAGAAACATAGTTTACTTCCCTTGTGGCTTCAGATTATAATCATATGCTGTCTCCTGGTTCTATCTGGCATGTTCAGTGGGCTGAATCTTGGGCTTATGGCTTTGGACCCAATGGAGCTCCGAATCGTTCAAAGTTGTGGTACCGATAAAGAGAGGAAATACGCTCGTAAGATAGAGCCCATACGGAGGAAAGGAAACTACTTGCTGTGTTCACTTCTCCTTGGAAACGTGTTAGTCAACACCACGCTTACCATCCTGCTTGACGACCTCATAGGATCAGGTTTTGGTGCTGTGATTGCCTCTACCAGCGGCATCGTCGTGTTCGGCGAAATCGTGCCTCAGGCTCTGTGCTCCCGCCACGGTCTGGCTGTTGGTGCCAACACCATCACGGTCACCAAATTATTCATGTTACTCACATTCCCACTCTCGTTTCCCATCAGCAAGATACTGGACTGTGTACTTGGACAGGAGATCGGCACAGTCTACAATCGGGAGAAGCTGGTGGGGATGCTGAAAGTGACAGAGCCATACAACGACCTTGTCAAAGAGGAGCTAAACATGATTCAGGGTGCTTTGGAGCTTCGGACGAAGACCGTAGAGGACGTGATGACGCCTGTCAATGACTGCTTCATGATCAACAGTGACACTGTACTTGACTTCAACACCATGTCAGAGATTATGGAGAGTGGCTACACGCGCATCCCGGTGTTCGAGGGTGAACGTTCCAACATCGTGGACATTCTCTTCGTCAAGGATTTGGCCTTTGTGGACCCAGACGACTGCACAACCCTCAAAACCATCACCAAGTTCTACAACCATCCGGTCCACTTCGTGTTCCATGATACCAAGTTGGATTCCATGTTAGAAGAGTTCAAAAAAGGTTAGCCGCTGTTTTAGTGTCCTCTTACAAATGCTCATCACTTTGTTATATCAGTGCGAATGCCTACCATAGATACATGGGAAGTTGGAAGAGAAGGGGACTGTCTATGGTGAACAATAAGAATAGCCGTAATTTGATGCTTAGCAGTAGTTTCCCTATTATGTAGACAAAATCACATGTAAAACTAGCCCTGTTTGTACACAGTGTGAAGTGAATGGAGGAGCAGTTATAGACAAAGTGATCACTGGACAAAGTTAGGCTAATGCTACAAACAGTAGGGATAGTCTCAGGTCAGGCAGTGATTTTCTTCCTTATTGCTGTTAGACTCACCAGCTTTCACCTTTGCCATGAGTGTGGTGACATGCCGCTCttcaggtagtgtgtgtgtgtgtgtgtgtgtgtgtgtgtgtgtgtgtgtgtgtgtgtgtgtgtgtgtgtgtgtgtgtgtgtgtgtgtgtgtgtatgtgtacacttTCAGTTGGCCTATCTTATCTCAGTTCAGTCAAATCCCTTTAGTCTAAGGGGAACTGATAATAGCTGACAAttaccacccccacccacaaaaGTAAACACACTTGTCTGTCATTATTCTGCCCCTTTCTGACAGTTGGCTGTGGATAAAAGATCTTTTCAGCAGGATTTAGTCTCGCCATTGCTGTTTGTCCACACGCTAGGTGAAGTTTACAAACTTGAGGCTATTGTTTTAATAGCCCCATCTGGCTTACAGATTACTTTAGTGATACAGCACTCTCCTGAGTGGATCACTGTCAGGGATCTAAAAACAGCAGTTCAGGCAACACCACACgtctctccttttcccccctctgaaGACACTGAAATAGCCTGCACCAATCCACACCAGATCCGCGTCAGGTGCGGCCTAGTGTGAGGCACTGTCTAGGTGTGTAGTAGGGGTGTGACATGCACTGTACACTCAAAGTTCACCTATGGAATGTGCTTAACCGGTTGGCTTGTGGCTTGGCCACTGACAGGCAGAGGATAGTTTGATATTAGACACAGTTCTAGCCTACACGCATCTGTGTCCAGTTTGGTGCAGATTCGTCTAGTGTCTTTGGCACTGTCTGGGTGCGTAGGGGTGGGACATGCTCTGATACACCTGAACATTCAAAGCCTGTTTGATAACCTATGACATGAGCTCAACGGTTGGGGTCTTGGCCGTGGACAGGCAGGAGATGGTTTGATATAGGCTACTAGACACAGATATATCCTACACGTATCTGCATCCGGTTTGGGGCAGATCCGTTGTAGTGTGAGCCATAAGGACAACGTGACGCTCAGTGCTTCATATCTTCTATGATATGTGCTCAACGGCAGGGCTCTCTGCCAATAAAAGGCTTAGGACGGTGTGCTACTCTATAGTGAGAgactttcttgtgtgtgtaggactgtgTGCAGTAGAGAGAGGGTAGTGTAGTCCTGTATCAGCCTCCGGTCACAGAGCACTGTCTGCCGCAAGACCTCTCACAGCATGCAGTTGtgctcctcctcacctctccctcagaCTTATTCAAGGTCACCCGCTGTTATGATCTCTGTCCCAGCACCCCACtaggccccccccccacacacacaaacactcacacacacactctctctctcgctctctctctctctcgctctctctctctcg
Encoded here:
- the LOC105893872 gene encoding metal transporter CNNM4 isoform X2; translation: MATEWSGQAYILTVIVFIWSGVGECSGTAVSEVSNSRIFGMRLLHSNKEATTTEQGFIQIVEESHILLRLYGLQINNNTWADIKFTEQGDDDNSDDDNGDFNRTCVHFTKDIVIWTNMTANVKGTSAVLSIKIKPLRKNEPKKEYGLCVRQEQDGKWYLLGKPDGWLQVVEEKHSLLPLWLQIIIICCLLVLSGMFSGLNLGLMALDPMELRIVQSCGTDKERKYARKIEPIRRKGNYLLCSLLLGNVLVNTTLTILLDDLIGSGFGAVIASTSGIVVFGEIVPQALCSRHGLAVGANTITVTKLFMLLTFPLSFPISKILDCVLGQEIGTVYNREKLVGMLKVTEPYNDLVKEELNMIQGALELRTKTVEDVMTPVNDCFMINSDTVLDFNTMSEIMESGYTRIPVFEGERSNIVDILFVKDLAFVDPDDCTTLKTITKFYNHPVHFVFHDTKLDSMLEEFKKGKSHLAIVQKVNNEGEGDPFYEVLGLVTLEDVIEEIIKSEILDESDQYTDNRNRKKVAPNSCKRDFSAFKPEGDSKVKISPQLLLAAHRFLATEASLFSPDQISEKVLLRILKHPDVIQEIKFNDSDKRCPQHYVYQRGKAVDFFILILQGRVEVEAGNENMKFETGPFSFYGVMALGDEPPPSGT
- the LOC105893872 gene encoding metal transporter CNNM4 isoform X1, whose amino-acid sequence is MATEWSGQAYILTVIVFIWSGVGECSGTAVSEVSNSRIFGMRLLHSNKEATTTEQGFIQIVEESHILLRLYGLQINNNTWADIKFTEQGDDDNSDDDNGDFNRTCVHFTKDIVIWTNMTANVKGTSAVLSIKIKPLRKNEPKKEYGLCVRQEQDGKWYLLGKPDGWLQVVEEKHSLLPLWLQIIIICCLLVLSGMFSGLNLGLMALDPMELRIVQSCGTDKERKYARKIEPIRRKGNYLLCSLLLGNVLVNTTLTILLDDLIGSGFGAVIASTSGIVVFGEIVPQALCSRHGLAVGANTITVTKLFMLLTFPLSFPISKILDCVLGQEIGTVYNREKLVGMLKVTEPYNDLVKEELNMIQGALELRTKTVEDVMTPVNDCFMINSDTVLDFNTMSEIMESGYTRIPVFEGERSNIVDILFVKDLAFVDPDDCTTLKTITKFYNHPVHFVFHDTKLDSMLEEFKKGKSHLAIVQKVNNEGEGDPFYEVLGLVTLEDVIEEIIKSEILDESDQYTDNRNRKKVAPNSCKRDFSAFKPEGDSKVKISPQLLLAAHRFLATEASLFSPDQISEKVLLRILKHPDVIQEIKFNDSDKRCPQHYVYQRGKAVDFFILILQGRVEVEAGNENMKFETGPFSFYGVMALAFRSPTHSASITLPERSDLLPFSGSNTQLNSIAGPQYIPDFCVRALTDLQFVKITRSQYQNGLMASRLDSSPQSPESTRLETDTSPQTEAPEVGADETTSLLNDQNRLPAIETNHNAHTDSSV